GGCGCTGGAAGAGCTCCAGGGCCTGCGCCCGGCGGCCGTTGAGGTACAGCGCCCGCATGTACTGGGCGTGCAGCCCCTCGTGGTACGGGTTGTCGGCGGTCAGGGCCGCGAGCTCGGTGAGGACCTCGCGGTACATGCCCAGCCGGAGCTGGGTGTCGACGAGGTACTCCAGTACGACCAGCCGGGACTCCTCGAACTGCTGGCGCCTGCCCTCGAGGATCCGGCCGGCGACGACGTCCACCAGCGCGGGTCCGCGCCACAGCTGCAGCGCGCTGGAGAGGGTGCACAGCGCGGCCTGGTCGTCCCCCGACGACAGGGCGCGGCGCCCGTCCGCGACGAGCTCGTGGAAGCGGTGGACGTCCAGGTCCCCGTGGGCGGTCCGGAACAGGTAGCCCCC
The Streptomyces tirandamycinicus DNA segment above includes these coding regions:
- a CDS encoding AfsR/SARP family transcriptional regulator — translated: MRSVLATLLVHADQVVPVSSLIRELWDEEPPVSCLTTLQTYILNLRKLLASATGMSGRQVASELLVTRSGGYLFRTAHGDLDVHRFHELVADGRRALSSGDDQAALCTLSSALQLWRGPALVDVVAGRILEGRRQQFEESRLVVLEYLVDTQLRLGMYREVLTELAALTADNPYHEGLHAQYMRALYLNGRRAQALELFQRLRVNLVNHLGLEPGPMAQELHRSILNAESIDAQGNLRRPTGDIVRMSSSGAVRVY